The nucleotide window GGCGCGGCTCGCGTTCGCCGAGCTCGAGGCGTTCTTTCAACCGACGCGCGCCGCCCGCGTGGTCCTGCCCCAGTGCTCGATGCTCGACAGCCTGCTGCTAGACGCGCGTTTGCGCGGTGATCCGCAGGCGGACGGCGTGCCCGACCAAGATCAGATCACCGAGGCCGCCGCCTGGGCGGTGGCCAGGCGCTATCGCGCCGATGAACCACATGCGGCCAAGGTCCGGCAGCTCGCGCTCGAGATCTTTGATGGTCTGCGGCCCTTGCTCGGGCTCGGGGCGCGTTCGCGCCTGCTGCTCAGCGTCGCGGCGATCATGCACGAGGTCGGGCTCTTCGTCAGCACGCACGCCCATGGGGAGCACTCGGCCTACCTGATCGCGAAGAGCGAGATCATGGGGCTGTCGGCCGGTGAGCTGCAGCGGGTGGCGCTGCTAGCACGGCATCACCGGCGCGCGGATCGCAGCATCGCCAGCCTCGAGCTGGGCCCCCTGCCGGCCGAAGAGCGCGTCGAGCTCCTCAAGCTGATCAGTGTCTTACGCCTCGGCGACGCGCTGGACGCCGATCAGCGACAGGTGGTCGCGCACGTCAAGGTGCAGGTCGCGGGCGAGGAGTTGCGGGTGCGCGCCGCCACGCGGCACGATAACCCCGAGGCCTTTGCCGACCTGCTGCGTGTGTTTCAGGACAAGGGCGAGCTATTTCAGGACGTCTTCGGTTTGACCCCGCGGTTGACTGAGGTGCTGGTGGCCTGAGCGTATGGGCGGGGCTCCGCTGGGGCCCGCAGCCGGCGGTGGGTGGATGGCGCGACAAAAGCCAGGCGAGCCTCGAACTGCGGCGGTAGAGCGCTCGTTCAATCGCGAGTGGAGCTGGCTGCGCTTCAACGAGCGCGTCCTGGAGGAGGCCGAAGACGCCAGCAATCCGCTCTTGGAGCGGGTCAAGTTCGCCGCGATCTTCGCGACCAACCTCGACGAGTTCTTTATGGTGCGCGTGGCTGGGCTCTACCGCCAGCTCGAGGCGGAGCTGACGGCCAGCGGCATCGACGGGCGCACGCCGCGGCAGCAGATCGACGGCGTGGCCGAGCTGGCCCACCTGCTGACGGTGCGCCACGAGCAGGCCGTGTCGCGCCTCCTCGTCGCGCTCGAGGCCGCCGGACTGCGTGTGCGTGCGGCGACCGAGCTGCCAGCGCCTGAGCGGGGCTATGTTCGTCGCTACTATCGCCAGGTGCTCTATCCGGTGATCACGCCGACGATAGTCGGGCCCAAGCACCCCTTCCCCGTGTTGCCCAGCGGCAGCCTGGCGTTGATT belongs to Pseudomonadota bacterium and includes:
- a CDS encoding HD domain-containing protein, which codes for MAVGADTFSRGGIRAVTTDEVVRTLKEFGQLLAAYGLTPGDCQATATTAVRDARNREVFLDRVASRTGFRVEVIEAIEETRLVHQLVGHLLGPAFARGHVMLLALGAGGTHVIVQEDGCLRLAETLHFGLLRLAQGTPGDPATRRGARRFVDKVVRSIDRLHGLQDVDWLVVVNSELYRIAAALGSARRTPAGLSLTRAALRRLGRLLEGQSARKLAEASGLELAAAELARLAFAELEAFFQPTRAARVVLPQCSMLDSLLLDARLRGDPQADGVPDQDQITEAAAWAVARRYRADEPHAAKVRQLALEIFDGLRPLLGLGARSRLLLSVAAIMHEVGLFVSTHAHGEHSAYLIAKSEIMGLSAGELQRVALLARHHRRADRSIASLELGPLPAEERVELLKLISVLRLGDALDADQRQVVAHVKVQVAGEELRVRAATRHDNPEAFADLLRVFQDKGELFQDVFGLTPRLTEVLVA